Proteins encoded by one window of Paraburkholderia sabiae:
- a CDS encoding IS110 family RNA-guided transposase, with amino-acid sequence MKITTIGIDLAKSVFAVHGVNEHGRAVLKKVLKRDQMLPFFANLPACVIGIEACGSAHYWARKLQGMGHTVRLIAPQFVKPYVKTNKNDAADAEAICEAVARPNMRFVPIKNVEQQSVLSLHRVRQGFVKARTAQANQIRGLLSEFGLVVPQGIAHIARRVPALVEDAANDLTGSFRLLIQRLMEHLKELDRQVRDLEAQIQRWHRDNDASLKLAQVPGIGPITATALVASVGDAKGFTSGRQLAAWLGLVPKQNSSGGKNILLGISKRGDTYLRTLLIHGARAVIRAVQRRNDQEGWLPRLLQRRNPNVVAVALANKNARIVWALLAHGRSYQLGYQAAG; translated from the coding sequence ATGAAGATTACGACAATTGGCATCGATCTGGCTAAATCTGTGTTTGCTGTGCATGGCGTAAATGAGCATGGCAGAGCGGTCTTGAAGAAGGTGCTCAAGCGGGATCAGATGCTGCCGTTCTTCGCGAACCTGCCAGCCTGTGTGATCGGGATAGAAGCCTGCGGGAGCGCTCACTACTGGGCCCGAAAGCTTCAGGGCATGGGACACACCGTTCGCCTAATCGCACCACAGTTCGTGAAACCGTACGTCAAGACGAACAAGAACGACGCGGCCGACGCCGAAGCCATTTGCGAGGCAGTCGCGCGGCCCAACATGCGATTTGTGCCGATCAAGAATGTCGAGCAGCAATCAGTGTTGTCGCTACATCGCGTACGTCAGGGCTTCGTAAAAGCCCGTACGGCACAGGCGAACCAGATCCGCGGACTGCTTAGCGAATTTGGGCTCGTCGTTCCACAGGGCATTGCTCACATCGCCCGTCGCGTGCCAGCTTTAGTTGAAGATGCGGCTAACGACCTGACCGGATCGTTCCGGTTGCTGATTCAACGTTTGATGGAACATCTGAAGGAGCTCGATCGACAGGTCCGGGATCTGGAGGCACAGATCCAAAGATGGCATCGCGACAATGACGCGAGTCTCAAGCTCGCGCAGGTGCCCGGCATTGGGCCGATTACGGCAACTGCATTAGTAGCTTCGGTCGGTGATGCCAAAGGCTTCACCAGCGGGCGCCAGCTCGCTGCATGGCTCGGCCTGGTACCCAAACAGAATTCAAGCGGCGGAAAAAATATTCTGCTCGGCATCAGTAAGAGGGGCGACACTTATTTGCGAACCTTGTTGATCCACGGGGCGCGTGCCGTCATCCGGGCTGTTCAACGCAGGAACGATCAAGAAGGTTGGCTGCCTCGCCTGCTACAGCGTCGCAATCCCAATGTGGTAGCAGTCGCGCTGGCCAACAAGAACGCCCGGATCGTATGGGCGTTGCTGGCTCACGGGCGGTCATACCAGCTCGGTTATCAAGCTGCCGGCTGA
- the treS gene encoding maltose alpha-D-glucosyltransferase, with protein sequence MNVPASEHIQWLVSLSMLHQVRARARSYAGQAKLWRHPYAEARPRGVCANSSVWFTAYPSAVIAAPGQSVLQALGSETLWRSLSSMGINALHPGPTKVAGGLNGERFTHSVDGNFDRIGLEIDSRFGTEEDFIAMSRMAAAHNAVVIDDVIPLHTGKGPDFRLAEMNYGDYPGLYHMIEIMPSDWNLLPDVPGGKDSINLPADVVDTLKSKCYIVGQLQRVMFFAPGVKETDWSATAPVLGVDGVMRRWVYLHYFKEGQPSLNWLDPTFAAQQISIGDALHSLDVLGARGLRLDANGFLGIERRPHGSAWSQSHPLAVAGNQLLAGAIRKAGGFSFQELNLTLEDMAAMSKNGADLSYDFVTRPAYQHALLTGDTEFLRLMLRKVHQYGIDPASLIHALQNHDELTLELVHFWTLHANETFIFQGQTWNGNTLREHIREKMYERLSGEHAPYNLPFVTNGVSCTTASVITAALNIRDLDAITPGDRDNIRQIHLLLAMFNALQPGVFAISGWDLVGALPLPIEAVEERTTDGDTRWVQRGAYDLTGENPHAYTSDEGIPRAVALYGTLPEQLADPASFASQLKRLLAVRDSYGIAASRQIEIPDVVAPGLLVMVHELPGGKETQITALNFGASTVDETIMLPCTAPGPVIDMLADSIIGHLDEPGKLRILLEGHRGVSLRIASSLSH encoded by the coding sequence ATGAATGTTCCGGCTTCAGAGCATATCCAGTGGCTCGTGAGTCTTTCAATGCTCCACCAGGTTCGCGCACGGGCACGCAGTTATGCGGGGCAAGCCAAGCTTTGGCGTCACCCCTATGCCGAGGCCCGCCCGCGTGGGGTGTGCGCAAATTCGTCTGTATGGTTCACCGCGTACCCAAGCGCGGTTATAGCCGCACCGGGACAGTCGGTACTCCAGGCATTGGGAAGCGAGACACTGTGGCGTTCGTTGTCCTCGATGGGTATTAATGCACTTCACCCGGGTCCAACCAAAGTCGCCGGTGGTCTTAATGGCGAGCGCTTTACCCATTCGGTAGACGGCAACTTTGATCGCATTGGCCTGGAGATCGATTCCAGATTCGGTACAGAAGAAGATTTCATAGCAATGAGTCGCATGGCGGCAGCGCACAACGCTGTTGTCATTGACGATGTCATTCCTTTGCATACTGGCAAAGGCCCCGACTTCCGGCTCGCTGAGATGAATTACGGGGACTATCCGGGCCTTTACCATATGATCGAGATCATGCCTAGCGACTGGAACCTTTTGCCAGACGTACCGGGTGGAAAAGATTCCATCAATCTGCCGGCCGACGTGGTCGACACCCTGAAAAGCAAGTGCTACATCGTTGGCCAACTTCAGCGGGTAATGTTTTTTGCGCCAGGCGTCAAGGAAACAGACTGGAGTGCAACCGCGCCTGTACTTGGCGTAGACGGCGTAATGCGCCGGTGGGTATACCTTCACTATTTTAAGGAAGGTCAACCGTCACTAAACTGGCTCGACCCAACGTTCGCCGCCCAACAAATCAGTATCGGTGATGCTCTGCACTCCCTGGACGTCCTCGGCGCTCGCGGACTTCGCCTAGATGCCAACGGCTTCCTGGGCATCGAGCGAAGACCACACGGCAGTGCATGGTCGCAGAGCCATCCACTCGCGGTCGCGGGCAACCAGCTTCTCGCCGGGGCGATTCGTAAGGCCGGTGGGTTCAGCTTTCAGGAACTCAATCTCACCCTCGAAGACATGGCGGCAATGTCCAAAAATGGCGCTGACCTGTCTTACGACTTCGTCACACGTCCTGCGTATCAGCATGCACTTCTGACGGGAGACACTGAATTCTTGCGACTGATGCTACGCAAAGTCCATCAGTACGGCATCGACCCGGCGTCTCTCATTCACGCACTTCAGAACCATGATGAACTGACGCTGGAACTCGTACATTTCTGGACGCTACACGCTAACGAAACTTTTATTTTCCAAGGGCAGACATGGAACGGCAACACTCTTCGGGAGCATATCCGGGAGAAGATGTACGAGCGCTTGAGCGGCGAGCATGCACCCTACAACCTTCCTTTCGTGACAAACGGCGTGTCTTGCACGACAGCCAGCGTCATCACTGCGGCACTCAATATTCGGGACCTGGACGCCATAACGCCCGGGGACAGAGACAATATCCGACAAATTCATCTTCTTCTTGCGATGTTCAATGCATTGCAGCCAGGCGTTTTTGCAATATCGGGGTGGGACCTTGTCGGCGCACTGCCCTTACCCATTGAGGCCGTCGAGGAGCGAACGACTGACGGAGACACGCGCTGGGTACAACGCGGTGCTTATGATCTGACGGGAGAAAACCCGCACGCATACACATCTGATGAAGGCATACCGCGCGCAGTGGCCTTGTACGGTACGTTGCCGGAGCAGCTCGCCGACCCTGCCTCTTTCGCTTCGCAACTCAAGCGTCTCCTCGCTGTGCGTGACTCGTACGGCATCGCCGCGAGTCGGCAAATCGAGATTCCTGACGTTGTCGCGCCAGGCCTCCTGGTAATGGTTCACGAACTTCCTGGAGGGAAAGAGACTCAGATTACAGCTCTGAACTTTGGCGCAAGCACCGTCGATGAGACTATTATGCTACCCTGCACCGCGCCAGGACCTGTCATCGACATGCTCGCCGATTCGATTATCGGTCACCTCGACGAACCGGGTAAGCTGCGAATACTGCTTGAGGGGCACCGAGGTGTATCACTGAGAATTGCGAGTTCTCTTTCCCATTGA
- a CDS encoding aldehyde dehydrogenase family protein translates to MLNAQKFYIDGIWVAPSGCARLAVVDPCTEEAFAQIALGNADDVERAVTAAKRAFASFSLTPLTQRVALIRRILDAYTARYDEMADIISREIGAPKMLSHTWQAALGRRHLEELLRTCERFAWQRKKGTTLVNYEPVGVAALITPWNWPINQIVCKVAPAIAAGCTMVLKPSEISPLNAVLFAEILDAAGVPPGVFNLVNGDGPTVGAALCSHPDVDMVSFTGSTQAGVEIAKLAAPTVKRVHQELGGKSANILLDDVDLEAAVTSGVYECFGNSGQSCNAPTRMLVPAALHDEAVRIAQHAAASHCVGPANDDRTTIGPVVSDVQYTRVQRLIKKGIEEGALLAAGGPGRPDGLTRGYYARPTVFANVDPSMTIAQEEIFGPVLAIMPYRDEDDAIAIANDTPFGLAAYVQSTDPTRARRLAFRLRAGSVYLNYPAWDAGSPFGGYKRSGNGREYGEWGLEAFLEVKAIVGYDGQGGPGTRGDVRANCSEA, encoded by the coding sequence ATGTTGAATGCACAGAAGTTTTACATCGACGGCATCTGGGTCGCGCCGTCGGGCTGCGCGCGCCTCGCCGTTGTCGATCCCTGCACGGAAGAAGCGTTCGCGCAGATCGCACTCGGTAATGCCGACGACGTGGAGCGCGCGGTGACAGCCGCAAAGCGCGCGTTCGCGTCATTTTCGCTGACGCCGCTGACCCAGCGCGTCGCACTGATTCGCCGCATACTCGATGCTTATACGGCGCGTTACGACGAGATGGCCGATATCATTTCGCGCGAGATCGGCGCGCCGAAAATGCTTTCACATACATGGCAGGCCGCGCTCGGCAGACGTCACCTCGAAGAACTCCTGCGTACCTGCGAGCGCTTCGCGTGGCAGCGCAAGAAGGGCACGACACTTGTCAATTACGAGCCAGTCGGCGTGGCCGCGCTCATCACGCCGTGGAACTGGCCGATCAATCAGATTGTCTGCAAGGTCGCCCCCGCGATTGCCGCCGGCTGCACGATGGTGCTCAAGCCGAGCGAGATCTCGCCGCTGAACGCCGTGCTGTTCGCCGAGATTCTCGATGCCGCGGGCGTGCCGCCGGGCGTGTTCAATCTCGTGAACGGCGACGGCCCGACAGTGGGCGCGGCGCTCTGCAGTCATCCGGACGTCGACATGGTGTCGTTCACCGGGTCGACGCAGGCGGGAGTGGAAATCGCGAAGCTCGCAGCGCCGACCGTCAAGCGCGTGCATCAGGAACTCGGCGGTAAGTCCGCAAACATTCTTCTCGACGATGTGGACCTGGAAGCCGCCGTTACCTCGGGCGTCTATGAGTGCTTTGGCAACAGCGGCCAGTCGTGTAACGCGCCGACACGCATGCTGGTGCCCGCAGCGCTGCACGACGAGGCCGTGCGCATTGCACAGCATGCGGCGGCCTCTCACTGTGTGGGCCCCGCGAACGACGACCGCACCACGATCGGCCCTGTGGTGAGTGACGTGCAATATACGCGCGTGCAACGGCTGATCAAAAAAGGCATCGAGGAAGGCGCACTGCTCGCAGCAGGCGGGCCGGGACGTCCCGATGGCCTGACGCGCGGCTACTACGCGCGGCCAACGGTATTCGCAAACGTCGACCCTTCGATGACGATTGCACAAGAAGAGATTTTCGGTCCAGTGCTCGCCATCATGCCGTATCGCGACGAGGATGACGCGATCGCGATTGCTAACGATACACCGTTTGGACTTGCTGCATACGTTCAATCCACGGATCCGACGCGCGCCCGGCGTCTGGCGTTCCGGCTGCGGGCGGGCAGCGTCTATCTGAACTATCCGGCGTGGGACGCGGGCTCGCCGTTCGGCGGTTATAAGCGATCGGGCAACGGCCGTGAATATGGCGAGTGGGGTCTGGAGGCGTTTCTCGAAGTGAAGGCTATCGTCGGCTATGACGGTCAGGGGGGACCCGGCACGCGCGGTGACGTGCGCGCAAACTGTAGCGAGGCATGA
- a CDS encoding hemerythrin domain-containing protein translates to MTDSLSVWHTEHVSFSRLLDLLEEQLAVLRRGESPNYGLMNDILYYMRNFSDRIHHPREDVAYARLAKHDPGIQVVVNRVLQEHRVVSAAGDELLNRINEAAGDVIISRTALEAATATYLVYQRHHISTEERDLMPRAAQVLTEQDWAAVDAVVSASPDPRFGEKVLERLEALRKQIAVDARMQYT, encoded by the coding sequence ATGACAGACTCACTTTCTGTATGGCACACCGAGCACGTTAGTTTTTCCCGGCTGCTCGATCTTCTCGAAGAACAGCTGGCTGTGCTCCGTCGGGGCGAGAGTCCGAATTACGGGCTTATGAACGACATCCTTTACTACATGCGTAATTTTTCCGATCGTATTCATCATCCGCGCGAGGATGTCGCGTACGCTCGGCTTGCCAAACACGATCCCGGGATTCAAGTCGTCGTGAATCGAGTCCTTCAGGAGCATCGCGTGGTTTCCGCGGCCGGCGATGAACTCCTAAATCGCATCAATGAAGCCGCTGGAGATGTCATCATCTCCCGCACGGCTCTGGAGGCGGCCACGGCCACGTACCTTGTGTACCAACGTCACCACATTTCTACTGAAGAGCGAGATTTGATGCCTCGCGCCGCGCAGGTGTTGACGGAACAGGACTGGGCAGCGGTCGATGCCGTCGTTTCTGCTAGCCCCGATCCGCGTTTTGGAGAAAAGGTGCTTGAGCGTTTGGAGGCGCTTCGCAAACAGATCGCAGTAGATGCGCGGATGCAATACACATGA